The Miscanthus floridulus cultivar M001 chromosome 17, ASM1932011v1, whole genome shotgun sequence genome has a window encoding:
- the LOC136518632 gene encoding uncharacterized protein — protein sequence MGLFSWWRGGRRGGGPPDQQGQQSSAVSGVAGTEVAASGTHGAVEVRRQRQAADATVFEFGSAAESGAALTLAGYCPVSDELEPCRWELVPAAGEGAPQFRIVF from the coding sequence ATGGGTCTCTTCTCGTGGTGGAGGGGAGGGCGACGCGGCGGCGGCCCGCCGGACCAGCAGGGCCAGCAATCCTCGGCGGTTTCGGGGGTCGCGGGAACCGAGGTGGCAGCTTCTGGCACCCACGGGGCGGTGGAggtgcggcggcagcggcaggctGCGGACGCGACGGTGTTCGAATTCGGGTCCGCGGCGGAATCTGGCGCCGCTCTGACGCTCGCTGGCTACTGCCCCGTCTCCGACGAGCTGGAGCCGTGCCGCTGGGAGCTGGTCCCGGCTGCTGGCGAGGGCGCGCCGCAGTTCCGCATCGTGTTCTGA
- the LOC136514822 gene encoding scarecrow-like protein 32: MEQELRTGGGDNLRAAHSSVCFSGGLIDGPRIQQLLLHCATALESNDVTLAQQAMWVLNNIASSQGDPSQRLTSWLLRALVARACRLCGPAGATQSAAARAPAPRERAMSVTELAEYVDLMPWHRFGFTASNGAILRAVVGSAAVHVVDLSVTRCMQWPTLIDMLSKRPGGPPALRITVPSARPAVPPQLDVSDEEIGLRLANFAKSKGVQLEFSVIKCGSPSPSPTSSPPKKQAALCQDLASVLSDRQSLGLRDGEALVVNCQSWIRHVAPGSRDAFLDAVRALNPCLVTVTDEDADLDSPSLATRIAGCFDFHWILFDALDTSAPRDSPRLVEHEAAVGRKIESVVGADDADGAERSESGARLAERMRRNGFAAVVFDEEAVGEVRRLLSEHATGWGVKREEDMLVLTWKGHGAVYTGAWTPN; this comes from the coding sequence ATGGAGCAGGAGCTGAGGACCGGCGGCGGCGACAACCTCAGGGCGGCGCACAGCTCTGTCTGCTTCTCCGGCGGGCTCATCGACGGCCCGCGCATCCAGCAGCTGCTCCTCCACTGCGCAACGGCGCTCGAGTCCAACGACGTCACGCTGGCGCAGCAGGCCATGTGGGTGCTCAACAACATCGCCTCCTCGCAGGGGGACCCCAGCCAGCGCCTCACGTCGTGGCTGCTCCGCGCGCTGGTCGCGCGCGCGTGCCGCCTGTGCGGACCGGCCGGCGCCACCCAGTCTGCCGCCGCCAGGGCGCCCGCACCGCGGGAGCGGGCCATGTCGGTCACGGAGCTCGCCGAATACGTCGACCTCATGCCGTGGCACCGCTTCGGCTTCACGGCCTCCAACGGCGCCATCCTCCGGGCGGTGGTGGGCAGCGCCGCGGTGCACGTCGTCGACCTCAGCGTCACACGCTGCATGCAGTGGCCGACGCTCATCGACATGCTCTCAAAGCGGCCAGGGGGCCCGCCGGCTCTCCGCATCACCGTGCCTTCCGCCCGCCCCGCCGTGCCGCCCCAGCTCGACGTGTCGGACGAGGAGATCGGCCTCCGCCTGGCCAACTTCGCCAAGTCCAAAGGCGTGCAGCTGGAGTTCAGCGTCATCAAGTGCGGGAGCCCGAGCCCAAGCCCGACGTCGTCGCCTCCAAAGAAGCAGGCGGCGCTCTGCCAAGACCTCGCGTCCGTGCTGTCCGACCGGCAGTCGCTGGGGCTACGGGACGGCGAGGCGCTCGTCGTCAACTGCCAGAGCTGGATCCGCCACGTCGCGCCGGGTTCTCGGGACGCGTTCCTCGACGCCGTCCGCGCGCTGAACCCGTGCCTGGTCACCGTGACCGACGAGGACGCGGACCTGGACTCGCCGAGCCTGGCCACCCGCATCGCGGGGTGCTTCGACTTCCACTGGATCCTGTTCGACGCCCTGGACACGTCGGCGCCCAGGGACAGCCCGCGGCTGGTGGAGCACGAGGCGGCCGTGGGCCGGAAGATCGAGAGCGTCGTCGGGGCCGACGACGCCGACGGAGCGGAGCGCTCCGAGTCCGGCGCGAGGCTTGCCGAGCGGATGCGGAGGAACGGGTTCGCGGCCGTTGTGTTCGACGAGGAGGCGGTGGGCGAGGTGAGGCGCCTTCTGAGCGAGCACGCCACCGGGTGGGGCGTGAAGCGGGAGGAGGACATGCTCGTGCTCACCTGGAAGGGCCATGGCGCCGTGTACACCGGCGCCTGGACGCCCAACTAA
- the LOC136518375 gene encoding 22.3 kDa class VI heat shock protein-like — protein MPGRRAIEVRLLPGGGGDAVAPRWRMSLLENTFSGFLQGAGADAAARAVFVEGSLFSPFLFGKFFDPADPFPLWEFESDVLLAALRRGNARTTVDWAETDSEYYLRADIPGGRRCDVEVSGDAMKVIDISGLWRAPPPADGRDWRAGRWWEHGFVRRVELPEDAEWRKVEAYFDDGEGSLEVKVPKTADDDAHHATA, from the exons ATGCCGGGGAGGCGGGCGATCGAGGTCCGGCTgctgcccggcggcggcggcgacgccgtGGCGCCCAGGTGGCGCATGTCGCTGCTGGAGAACACGTTCAGCGGGTTCCTGCAGGGCGCTGGCGCCGACGCCGCGGCGAGGGCCGTGTTCGTGGAGGGGTCCCTGTTCAGTCCGTTCCTGTTCGGCAAGTTCTTCGACCCGGCCGACCCGTTCCCGCTGTGGGAGTTCGAGTCCGACGTGCTGCTCGCCGCGCTCCGCCGCGGCAACGCCAGGACCACCGTCGACTGGGCCGAGACCGACTCCGAGTACTACCTCAGAGCCGACATACCAG GTGGAAGGAGATGCGACGTGGAGGTGAGCGGGGACGCGATGAAGGTGATCGACATCAGCGGGCTGTGGCGGGCACCGCCGCCAGCGGACGGTCGGGACTGGCGCGCCGGCCGGTGGTGGGAGCACGGCTTCGTCCGGCGGGTGGAGCTGCCGGAGGACGCGGAGTGGAGGAAAGTGGAGGCATACTTTGACGACGGCGAGGGGTCCCTGGAGGTAAAGGTTCCCAAGACCGCCGATGATGATGCCCACCACGCCACGGCCTGA